One Gemmatimonadaceae bacterium DNA segment encodes these proteins:
- a CDS encoding phosphatidate cytidylyltransferase produces MLVALVIAPLAVAAAWQGDAALATLLSVVAAVAAWELCRMCRNAGIAPLEWLTIGLAAALPLLSHGMRLGVLRPSAAWFAIALVLIMAATIFTRRIDQRPIAVAAVSMFTVLYTGGMLSFAYELRYHNYAIGRTGQSLVLLFPVLLTWASDVGAYFTGRTLGRTKLMPSVSPAKTVEGALGGIALAVIVGWFFVRRLMVPYGQLGLSPAAIVGFGVAIAVAAQLGDLFESLLKREAAVKDSSSLLPGHGGVLDRVDSLLFVLPVAALLLDAFLIPAPQ; encoded by the coding sequence GTGCTCGTCGCGCTCGTCATCGCACCACTCGCCGTCGCCGCGGCCTGGCAGGGCGATGCGGCACTGGCCACGCTCCTCAGCGTGGTGGCGGCGGTGGCGGCGTGGGAGCTCTGCCGGATGTGCCGCAACGCGGGCATCGCCCCGCTCGAGTGGCTCACCATCGGCCTCGCGGCGGCCCTGCCGCTGCTGTCGCACGGCATGCGGCTCGGCGTGCTCCGGCCCAGCGCCGCCTGGTTCGCGATCGCACTCGTGCTCATCATGGCGGCCACCATCTTCACGCGCCGCATCGACCAGCGCCCCATCGCCGTCGCCGCGGTGAGCATGTTCACGGTGCTCTACACCGGTGGCATGCTGAGCTTCGCCTACGAGCTGCGCTACCACAACTATGCCATCGGGCGCACCGGGCAGAGCCTCGTGCTGCTGTTTCCGGTGCTGCTCACCTGGGCGTCGGATGTCGGGGCGTACTTCACCGGGCGCACCCTCGGGCGCACGAAGCTGATGCCCTCGGTGAGCCCGGCGAAGACGGTGGAGGGCGCACTCGGCGGCATCGCCCTCGCGGTGATCGTGGGCTGGTTCTTCGTGCGCCGCCTGATGGTCCCCTACGGCCAGCTCGGCCTCTCGCCGGCCGCGATCGTCGGCTTCGGTGTCGCCATCGCCGTCGCGGCGCAGCTGGGCGACCTGTTCGAGTCGCTGCTCAAGCGCGAGGCCGCGGTGAAGGACAGCTCGTCGCTGCTGCCCGGGCACGGCGGCGTGCTCGATCGCGTGGACAGCCTGCTGTTCGTGCTGCCGGTGGCGGCGCTGCTGCTGGACGCGTTCCTGATCCCGGCCCCGCAGTGA
- the rpsI gene encoding 30S ribosomal protein S9, with the protein MATEQLHAVGRRKEAVCRVYITPGTGKWEINGGRTLGDYFPRPSLVTSIQQPFTVTDTIGNYDVKANLTGGGQAGQAGALRLAIARVLVQIDADHKKKLREFGLLTRDARSVERKKPGQPGARKKFQFSKR; encoded by the coding sequence ATGGCGACCGAACAGCTCCACGCAGTCGGCCGCCGCAAGGAAGCGGTGTGCCGCGTCTACATCACGCCGGGCACCGGCAAGTGGGAGATCAACGGCGGGCGCACGCTCGGCGACTATTTCCCGCGTCCCTCGCTGGTGACGTCGATCCAGCAGCCGTTCACGGTGACCGACACGATCGGCAACTACGACGTGAAGGCCAACCTCACCGGCGGCGGCCAGGCCGGCCAGGCCGGTGCGCTGCGCCTCGCCATCGCCCGCGTGCTGGTGCAGATCGACGCCGACCACAAGAAGAAGCTGCGCGAGTTCGGCCTGCTGACGCGCGATGCCCGCTCGGTCGAGCGCAAGAAGCCGGGCCAGCCGGGCGCCCGCAAGAAGTTCCAGTTCAGCAAGCGCTAG
- a CDS encoding carbohydrate binding family 9 domain-containing protein → MLLPALLFQLAVAGQVAAPPRDSSARQAPAPAELVRYRPARATRAPQIDGRGDDPMWRDVPVVTDFRQFEPTEAGDPTFRTEARIAYDARNLYVLVRSFDPKPDSILAVLQRRDAFTLSDDILLGVDSYNDRRTGYLFRLTAAGAMADGYMFNDGEEDWGWNAVWEGAARVDSLGWIAEYRIPLSQLRYAATGDNTFGLAIMRRTARSGERVVWPTVRRSKTGFVSQWERTAGFTGLSAPRRVELMPYTVARYGYQPRGDGTPRDAGRARIGADLKVGITSNVTLDAAINPDFGQVEADPGVLNLSAFEQFYAERRPFFLEGSGIFRYDIDCNDGECTGLFYSRRIGRSPQLRDTYGDAASPGQSTILGAAKVTGRLGNGLSIGVIDAVTERTAGVQGRTIEPMTNYGVVRLQQDLRGGNSGIGVMLTNTTRRNDEWTRDELRGDAWTGGFDGRHRFAGNRYQVSAQLAGSRVTGTPEAIDRTQRSNVHLYQRPDAGHLDYDSTRTTMSGALAQVSLDKQGGGITRFNTSAWYMTPGFEINDLGFRTRSDEAGASAWFALRPTRPFGKFRRGQVNFNAWGTTNTSGLVIGNGGNVNANGQFNNFWNGYMGVGVNNVVATYSDRDARGGPVLFRPRRLQVWAGIDGDSRKAFTPSLGMFGGRRTDGRGSNWDLSAGGQFRLGGQLNGSVNASYGRNIDDQQWLGNFEDGGVMSYTFGRLYQATSSVTLRLNYTITPRLSVESYLQPFVSTGSYTDWRAMADGRAKDPSLRFRPYTERGAPEGFRFGQLRTNNVVRWEYRPGSVLFLVWSQGRDTYTDSPTELGVQPGFDALFSQRPQNVFLVKASYWFGR, encoded by the coding sequence ATGCTTCTCCCCGCCCTGCTCTTCCAGCTCGCCGTCGCCGGTCAGGTCGCCGCGCCCCCGCGCGACAGCAGCGCCCGCCAGGCGCCTGCGCCAGCCGAGCTCGTCAGGTACCGGCCCGCGCGCGCCACCCGCGCCCCGCAGATCGACGGCCGCGGCGACGACCCCATGTGGCGCGACGTGCCCGTCGTCACCGACTTCCGCCAGTTCGAGCCCACCGAGGCCGGCGACCCCACCTTCCGCACCGAGGCCCGGATCGCCTACGACGCCCGGAACCTCTACGTCCTCGTCCGCAGCTTCGACCCGAAGCCCGACAGCATCCTCGCCGTCCTCCAGCGCCGCGACGCCTTCACCCTCTCCGACGACATCCTCCTCGGCGTCGACTCCTACAACGACCGGCGCACCGGCTACCTCTTCCGCCTGACCGCCGCCGGTGCCATGGCCGACGGCTACATGTTCAACGATGGCGAGGAGGACTGGGGCTGGAACGCCGTCTGGGAGGGGGCCGCCCGCGTCGACTCGCTGGGCTGGATCGCCGAGTACCGCATCCCGCTCAGCCAGCTCCGCTACGCCGCCACCGGCGACAACACCTTCGGCCTCGCCATCATGCGCCGCACCGCCCGCAGCGGCGAGCGCGTCGTCTGGCCGACGGTCCGCCGCTCGAAGACCGGGTTCGTGAGCCAGTGGGAACGCACCGCCGGCTTCACCGGGCTCTCCGCCCCGCGGCGCGTGGAACTGATGCCCTACACGGTCGCCCGGTACGGCTACCAGCCGCGTGGCGACGGCACCCCGCGTGACGCCGGCCGCGCCCGCATCGGCGCGGACCTGAAGGTCGGCATCACCTCGAACGTCACGCTCGACGCCGCCATCAATCCCGACTTCGGCCAGGTCGAGGCCGACCCCGGCGTGCTGAACCTCAGCGCGTTCGAGCAGTTCTACGCCGAACGGCGGCCCTTCTTCCTCGAGGGGAGCGGCATCTTCCGCTACGACATCGACTGCAACGACGGCGAGTGCACCGGGTTGTTCTACTCGCGACGCATCGGGCGCTCGCCGCAGCTGCGCGACACGTACGGCGACGCCGCATCACCGGGGCAATCCACGATCCTCGGTGCCGCGAAGGTCACCGGTCGCCTGGGCAACGGGCTCTCCATCGGGGTGATCGACGCCGTCACCGAGCGGACGGCCGGCGTGCAGGGCCGGACGATCGAGCCGATGACCAACTACGGCGTCGTGCGGCTGCAGCAGGACCTGCGCGGCGGCAACTCCGGGATCGGCGTGATGCTGACCAACACCACGCGGCGCAACGACGAGTGGACGCGTGACGAACTCCGCGGCGACGCCTGGACCGGGGGCTTCGACGGCCGCCACCGTTTCGCCGGCAACCGCTACCAGGTCTCGGCGCAGCTCGCGGGCAGCCGGGTGACCGGCACGCCCGAGGCGATCGACCGCACGCAGCGCTCGAACGTGCATCTGTACCAGCGCCCCGATGCCGGGCACCTCGATTACGACAGCACGCGCACCACGATGAGCGGCGCACTGGCACAGGTGTCGCTCGACAAGCAGGGGGGCGGGATCACGCGCTTCAACACGAGCGCGTGGTACATGACGCCCGGCTTCGAGATCAACGACCTCGGCTTCCGCACGCGCAGCGACGAAGCCGGGGCCTCGGCCTGGTTCGCGCTGCGCCCGACGCGGCCCTTCGGGAAGTTCCGTCGCGGCCAGGTCAACTTCAACGCCTGGGGCACCACGAACACCTCGGGGCTCGTGATCGGGAATGGCGGCAACGTCAACGCCAACGGGCAGTTCAACAACTTCTGGAACGGGTACATGGGCGTCGGCGTGAACAACGTCGTCGCCACCTACTCGGATCGCGATGCGCGTGGCGGCCCGGTGCTCTTCCGCCCGCGGCGGCTGCAGGTGTGGGCCGGCATCGACGGCGACAGCCGCAAGGCGTTCACGCCCTCACTGGGCATGTTCGGCGGCCGGCGCACCGACGGCCGCGGCAGCAACTGGGACCTGAGCGCCGGCGGCCAATTCCGGCTCGGCGGGCAGCTCAACGGCAGCGTGAACGCGAGCTACGGCCGCAACATCGACGACCAGCAGTGGCTGGGCAACTTCGAGGACGGCGGCGTGATGTCGTACACCTTCGGCCGCCTCTACCAGGCCACGTCGTCGGTCACGCTCCGGCTGAACTACACCATCACGCCGCGACTGAGCGTCGAGAGCTACCTGCAGCCGTTCGTCAGCACGGGCAGCTACACCGACTGGCGCGCGATGGCCGACGGGCGCGCGAAGGATCCCTCGCTGCGGTTCCGGCCCTACACCGAGCGCGGCGCACCGGAGGGCTTCCGCTTCGGGCAGTTGCGCACGAACAACGTCGTCCGGTGGGAATACCGCCCTGGCTCGGTGCTCTTCCTCGTCTGGTCGCAGGGCCGCGACACGTACACCGACAGCCCGACGGAACTGGGGGTGCAACCCGGCTTCGATGCGCTCTTCTCACAGCGACCGCAGAACGTCTTCCTGGTGAAGGCGAGCTACTGGTTCGGGCGCTGA
- the rpsB gene encoding 30S ribosomal protein S2, whose translation MSQPTIEQLLEAGVHFGHQTRRWNPKMRKFIFAERNGIHIIDLQKTLKQLELAQKLAREVVLRGEQVLFVCTKQQLQAIVAQEAERCGSMFITERWLGGLLTNFGTVKKQLKKLKELEAGSEEGGGFSNYTKKEQLMMRRQRDKLSKNLSGISSMTRLPGLMFVVDAKKENIAVSEANKLGIPIIAIADTNADPDLLTVPVAGNDDAIRSVELIARAIADVISEARREAPQRVVEEESEESTYSSDRGMESAGRGDDRGRRGGQGAGGQGGGQGAGAGAGAQGGQRRRRRAKPEAIQARLRGPDAAAAVETTDDAS comes from the coding sequence ATGTCGCAGCCCACGATCGAACAGCTCCTGGAGGCCGGTGTCCACTTCGGCCACCAGACGCGCCGCTGGAACCCGAAGATGCGCAAGTTCATCTTCGCCGAGCGCAATGGCATCCACATCATCGACCTGCAGAAGACGCTCAAGCAGCTCGAGCTCGCGCAGAAGCTGGCGCGTGAAGTCGTGCTCCGCGGCGAGCAGGTGCTGTTCGTCTGCACCAAGCAGCAGCTCCAGGCCATCGTGGCGCAGGAGGCCGAGCGCTGCGGCTCGATGTTCATCACCGAGCGCTGGCTGGGCGGGCTGCTGACCAACTTCGGCACCGTCAAGAAGCAGCTCAAGAAGCTGAAGGAGCTCGAGGCCGGCAGCGAGGAAGGCGGCGGCTTCTCGAACTACACGAAGAAGGAACAGCTGATGATGCGCCGGCAGCGCGACAAGCTGTCGAAGAACCTGTCCGGCATCTCCAGCATGACGCGCCTGCCCGGCCTGATGTTCGTCGTCGACGCGAAGAAGGAGAACATCGCGGTCAGCGAGGCGAACAAGCTCGGGATCCCGATCATCGCCATCGCCGACACGAACGCCGACCCGGACCTGCTGACCGTGCCGGTGGCGGGCAACGACGACGCCATCCGCTCGGTGGAGCTGATCGCCCGGGCGATCGCCGACGTGATCTCCGAGGCGCGCCGCGAGGCGCCGCAGCGCGTGGTCGAGGAGGAGTCGGAGGAGAGCACGTACAGCTCCGACCGCGGCATGGAGTCGGCCGGCCGGGGCGATGACCGTGGCCGTCGCGGTGGCCAGGGCGCTGGCGGCCAGGGCGGTGGCCAGGGTGCCGGTGCAGGTGCCGGTGCACAGGGCGGCCAGCGCCGTCGGCGCCGCGCGAAGCCGGAAGCCATCCAGGCGCGCCTGCGTGGCCCGGATGCCGCGGCGGCGGTCGAGACGACCGACGACGCCTCGTAA
- the rplM gene encoding 50S ribosomal protein L13: MHPNQSTYSPKPADLNHAWWVVDAEGMVLGRLAAEVAKIIRGKHKPMYTPHADTGDFVVVINASKVRVTGRKAEQKTYFRHTGYMGHEKYTAFADMIEKHPERVIEKAVYGMLPKTDLGRRHLRRKLRVFAGPTHDHVAQKPQQLTLTAAKGTK; the protein is encoded by the coding sequence ATGCATCCGAACCAGAGTACGTACAGCCCGAAGCCGGCTGACCTCAATCATGCCTGGTGGGTTGTCGACGCCGAGGGCATGGTCCTGGGCCGTCTCGCCGCCGAAGTCGCGAAGATCATCCGCGGCAAGCACAAGCCGATGTACACCCCGCACGCCGACACCGGCGACTTCGTCGTCGTGATCAACGCCAGCAAGGTGCGCGTGACCGGCCGCAAGGCGGAGCAGAAGACCTACTTCCGGCACACCGGCTACATGGGCCACGAGAAGTACACGGCCTTCGCCGACATGATCGAGAAGCACCCCGAGCGCGTGATCGAGAAGGCGGTCTACGGCATGCTGCCGAAGACCGACCTCGGTCGCCGCCACCTGCGTCGCAAGCTGCGCGTGTTCGCCGGCCCGACCCATGATCACGTTGCGCAGAAGCCGCAGCAGCTCACGTTGACCGCCGCGAAGGGGACGAAGTAA
- a CDS encoding acetyl-CoA carboxylase biotin carboxyl carrier protein subunit, producing MLDGAPVDASLTDIPGSPIRQVRIGDTVHRVVARRGARGQYTLLMNGQRHHVEALDARARAIRDLAAATAGPAGPSPLLAPMPGMIVRVSVVPGDVVVAGQGLIVMEAMKMENELRAAGPGTVTAVRAVVGSAVQKGAVLVELS from the coding sequence ATGCTCGATGGTGCGCCGGTGGACGCGTCGCTGACCGACATCCCGGGGTCGCCGATCCGTCAGGTGCGCATCGGCGACACGGTCCACCGCGTCGTGGCGCGTCGCGGCGCGCGCGGGCAGTACACGCTGCTGATGAACGGACAGCGGCACCACGTCGAGGCACTCGATGCCCGTGCACGGGCGATCCGTGACCTCGCCGCGGCGACCGCTGGTCCCGCGGGCCCGTCGCCGCTGCTGGCCCCCATGCCCGGCATGATCGTGCGCGTGAGCGTCGTGCCGGGCGACGTGGTGGTGGCCGGGCAGGGGCTGATCGTGATGGAGGCGATGAAGATGGAGAACGAGCTGCGCGCCGCCGGCCCCGGCACGGTCACCGCCGTGCGCGCGGTGGTGGGATCGGCCGTGCAGAAGGGCGCCGTCCTCGTCGAGCTGTCCTGA
- the frr gene encoding ribosome recycling factor, with translation MIQDILKATKSGMEKGIENAKREFSTVRAGKATPNMLDTIQVEAYGSWVPLNQVASISAPESRMLIVTPFDKGQVKAIEKAIRESDLGLDPAHQGNIIRVPLPSMNEQRRKELVKILHTLAEDGRVAIRHARTDGRDKLKKLKSVSEDEVKHAEKDLQKMHDDFIAKIESAVKAKEAEIMEV, from the coding sequence ATGATCCAGGACATCCTGAAGGCCACCAAGAGCGGCATGGAGAAGGGCATCGAGAACGCCAAGCGCGAGTTCTCGACCGTGCGCGCGGGCAAGGCCACCCCGAACATGCTCGACACGATCCAGGTGGAAGCCTACGGGTCGTGGGTGCCGCTCAACCAGGTGGCATCGATCTCGGCGCCGGAATCGCGCATGCTGATCGTCACCCCCTTCGACAAGGGCCAGGTGAAGGCGATCGAGAAGGCGATCCGCGAGTCGGACCTCGGCCTCGATCCCGCGCACCAGGGCAACATCATCCGGGTGCCGCTGCCGTCGATGAACGAGCAGCGCCGCAAGGAGCTGGTGAAGATCCTGCACACCCTCGCCGAGGATGGCCGGGTGGCCATCCGCCATGCGCGCACCGACGGCCGCGACAAGCTCAAGAAGCTCAAGAGCGTGTCGGAGGACGAGGTCAAGCACGCCGAGAAGGACCTGCAGAAGATGCACGATGACTTCATCGCGAAGATCGAGTCCGCGGTGAAGGCGAAGGAAGCCGAGATCATGGAAGTCTGA
- a CDS encoding UMP kinase: MRYQRVLIKLSGEALAGEKKVGFDFERVSFFCGQIKEVLDLGCRVGLVIGGGNIVRGAQLAQNGMDRVGADYMGMLGTVINALALQDQLEKLGVDTRVMTAIRMEELAEPYIRRRAMRHLEQGRLVLFAAGTGNPYFSTDTAAVLRGIQMKADVIIKATSVDGVYSADPKKDPNAVKFDTVSFRDVMLGELAVMDQTAVTLCKENSLPLIVLNTHTPGALARAVRGERVGTFVS, from the coding sequence ATCCGCTACCAGCGTGTCCTCATCAAGCTCTCGGGTGAGGCACTCGCCGGCGAGAAGAAGGTCGGCTTCGACTTCGAGCGCGTCTCCTTCTTCTGCGGGCAGATCAAGGAAGTCCTCGACCTGGGCTGCCGCGTCGGCCTCGTCATCGGCGGCGGCAACATCGTGCGGGGCGCGCAGCTCGCACAGAACGGCATGGATCGCGTTGGCGCCGACTACATGGGCATGCTCGGGACGGTCATCAACGCGCTCGCGTTGCAGGACCAGCTCGAGAAGCTCGGCGTCGACACCCGCGTCATGACGGCGATCCGCATGGAGGAGCTGGCGGAGCCGTACATCCGGCGGCGCGCCATGCGGCACCTCGAGCAGGGGCGGCTGGTGCTCTTCGCGGCCGGCACCGGCAATCCGTACTTCTCCACCGACACCGCGGCGGTGCTGCGCGGCATCCAGATGAAGGCGGACGTCATCATCAAGGCCACGAGCGTGGACGGCGTGTATTCCGCCGACCCGAAGAAGGACCCGAATGCCGTCAAGTTCGATACCGTCAGTTTCCGCGACGTCATGCTCGGCGAGCTTGCAGTGATGGACCAGACGGCCGTCACGCTCTGCAAGGAGAACTCGCTGCCGCTGATCGTCCTCAACACCCACACTCCCGGTGCGCTCGCCCGCGCAGTCCGTGGCGAGCGTGTCGGAACCTTCGTGTCATGA
- the uppS gene encoding di-trans,poly-cis-decaprenylcistransferase, producing MEGNGRWARKHFMPRPVGHRSGMKAVREVVHGAIEAGVTHLSLFAFSQENWQRPTTEVSALMSLLEEYIAKEVAELSERGVRVRILGERERLTDGARRAVELIERTTAHNDTLHLNIFISYGSRMELVRASQSLARDVAAGILAPSDIDEDAISGRLMTAGMPDPDLLIRTSGEQRVSNFLLWQLAYTEFYISGVLWPDFGRRDLFAAILDYKRRERRYGKVSV from the coding sequence ATGGAGGGCAACGGCCGCTGGGCGCGCAAGCACTTCATGCCGCGGCCGGTGGGACACCGCTCCGGCATGAAGGCGGTGCGCGAGGTGGTCCACGGCGCGATCGAGGCCGGCGTCACGCACCTCTCGCTGTTCGCGTTCAGCCAGGAGAACTGGCAGCGCCCGACCACCGAGGTCTCGGCGCTGATGTCGCTCCTCGAGGAGTACATCGCGAAGGAAGTGGCGGAGTTGTCGGAACGCGGGGTGCGCGTGCGCATCCTCGGCGAGCGTGAGCGCCTCACCGACGGCGCGCGGCGGGCGGTGGAGCTGATCGAGCGCACCACCGCACACAACGACACGCTCCACCTCAACATCTTCATCTCCTACGGCAGCCGGATGGAGCTGGTGCGTGCGTCGCAGTCGCTGGCCCGCGACGTGGCCGCCGGCATCCTCGCCCCGTCGGACATCGACGAGGATGCCATCAGCGGCCGCCTCATGACCGCCGGCATGCCCGACCCCGACCTGCTCATCCGCACCTCCGGCGAGCAGCGGGTCTCGAACTTCCTGCTCTGGCAGCTCGCGTACACCGAGTTCTACATCTCCGGCGTGCTCTGGCCCGACTTCGGACGCCGCGACCTGTTCGCCGCGATCCTCGACTACAAGCGGCGCGAACGCCGGTACGGGAAGGTCTCCGTCTGA
- a CDS encoding 1-deoxy-D-xylulose-5-phosphate reductoisomerase, whose product MTPPAGRAPRGVAILGSTGSVGTTALRVLARQPEAFTVRALTAFSNVALLREQVRAHAPAFVGLVRPEPGADPAWETGAGALVSAAVRDDVHTVVNAVVGAAGMRATLAALDAGKRVALANKETLVMAGALVNDAARRGGGELVPVDSEHSAILQCIAGRPMHEVRRLIITASGGPFRTWERARVEAATVADALNHPTWTMGRKITIDSATLANKALEVIEAHHLFGIPYDRIDVVVHPQSVVHSFVEFVDGSVLAQLGVPSMELPVLYALTHPDRIPDTGVPPFDPVALSPLTYEPVRHDAFPALGLGIAAGRRGGAAPAVFNAANEQAVARFLAGELAFGDIARAIAGALDALGESAGDTLEALVAADAAARAHVREFA is encoded by the coding sequence GTGACGCCCCCGGCGGGCCGCGCACCGCGCGGCGTGGCCATCCTCGGCTCGACCGGCTCGGTCGGCACGACGGCGCTGCGGGTGCTGGCGCGACAGCCGGAGGCGTTCACCGTGCGTGCGCTGACGGCGTTCAGCAACGTGGCGCTGCTGCGGGAGCAGGTCCGTGCCCACGCCCCCGCGTTCGTGGGGCTGGTGCGGCCGGAGCCGGGCGCCGACCCCGCCTGGGAGACCGGCGCCGGCGCCCTCGTCTCGGCCGCGGTGCGCGACGACGTGCACACCGTGGTCAACGCGGTGGTGGGCGCCGCCGGCATGCGTGCCACGCTGGCCGCGCTCGACGCCGGGAAGCGTGTCGCGCTCGCCAACAAGGAGACGCTGGTGATGGCCGGCGCGCTGGTCAACGACGCGGCGCGGCGCGGTGGCGGTGAGCTGGTGCCGGTGGACAGCGAACACTCCGCGATCCTCCAGTGCATCGCCGGCCGTCCGATGCACGAGGTGCGGCGCCTGATCATCACGGCGTCGGGCGGCCCGTTCCGGACGTGGGAGCGGGCGCGGGTGGAGGCCGCCACGGTGGCGGATGCGCTGAACCATCCCACCTGGACGATGGGCCGGAAGATCACCATCGACAGTGCGACGCTGGCCAACAAGGCACTGGAGGTGATCGAGGCGCACCACCTGTTCGGGATCCCGTACGACCGCATCGACGTGGTCGTGCACCCGCAGAGCGTGGTGCACTCGTTCGTGGAGTTCGTGGACGGCAGCGTGCTGGCACAGCTCGGCGTGCCGAGCATGGAGCTGCCGGTGCTGTACGCCCTCACCCACCCGGACCGCATCCCCGACACCGGGGTACCGCCGTTCGACCCCGTGGCGCTGTCGCCGCTGACCTACGAACCGGTGCGGCACGACGCGTTCCCCGCGCTCGGCCTCGGGATCGCGGCCGGCCGTCGTGGCGGTGCGGCCCCGGCCGTGTTCAACGCCGCGAACGAGCAGGCCGTGGCGCGGTTCCTCGCCGGCGAGCTGGCATTCGGCGATATTGCACGGGCGATCGCCGGGGCGCTCGACGCCCTCGGTGAGTCCGCTGGAGATACCCTCGAGGCACTGGTGGCTGCGGACGCTGCGGCGCGCGCCCATGTGCGGGAGTTTGCATGA
- a CDS encoding elongation factor Ts has protein sequence MNFTAKDVQELRQRTGAGMMDCKKALTEMNGDLNAAVEYLRKKGIAKAESRAGRTTSEGLIGSAVSNDAAVGVIAEVNCETDFVARTDDFKALVDVVLAHAMTTDFADTAALLAAPVGVEGGKSLDEVVKERSAKLGEVVNVRRVTRYAIGTGAVGTYTHHNAKVGVLVEATLGNPDVATTESVQTMLKAIAEHAAAMNPLALDRTGIPAELVEKEKRIAEDQARQSGKPEAMIEKIATGKLEAFFKDMSLVSQPWVREPKKTITDLIRETGKAAGTEITVTRFVRFALGDA, from the coding sequence ATGAATTTCACGGCCAAGGACGTCCAGGAACTGCGGCAGCGCACTGGCGCCGGCATGATGGACTGCAAGAAGGCACTCACCGAGATGAACGGCGACCTGAATGCCGCCGTCGAGTACCTCCGCAAGAAGGGGATCGCGAAGGCGGAATCCCGCGCCGGTCGTACCACCAGCGAGGGCCTCATCGGCAGCGCGGTCTCGAATGACGCCGCCGTCGGCGTGATCGCGGAAGTGAACTGCGAAACCGACTTCGTGGCGCGCACCGACGACTTCAAGGCGCTGGTCGATGTCGTGCTCGCGCACGCCATGACCACCGACTTCGCCGACACGGCCGCCTTGCTTGCCGCACCGGTGGGTGTCGAGGGTGGCAAGTCGCTGGACGAGGTGGTCAAGGAACGCTCGGCCAAGCTCGGTGAGGTCGTCAACGTGCGCCGCGTCACGCGCTACGCCATCGGCACCGGTGCCGTCGGCACGTACACGCACCACAACGCCAAGGTCGGCGTGCTGGTCGAGGCGACCCTCGGCAACCCCGACGTCGCCACCACCGAGTCCGTGCAGACGATGCTGAAGGCGATCGCCGAACATGCGGCGGCGATGAACCCGCTGGCGCTCGATCGCACCGGCATCCCGGCCGAGCTGGTCGAGAAGGAGAAGCGCATCGCGGAAGACCAGGCGCGCCAGAGCGGCAAGCCGGAGGCGATGATCGAGAAGATCGCGACGGGCAAGCTCGAGGCGTTCTTCAAGGACATGTCGCTGGTCTCGCAGCCGTGGGTGCGCGAGCCGAAGAAGACGATCACGGACCTGATCCGCGAGACGGGCAAGGCGGCCGGCACGGAGATCACCGTGACGCGCTTCGTCCGCTTCGCCCTCGGCGACGCGTGA